A genomic segment from Sciurus carolinensis chromosome 1, mSciCar1.2, whole genome shotgun sequence encodes:
- the Rhoc gene encoding rho-related GTP-binding protein RhoC, whose amino-acid sequence MAAIRKKLVIVGDGACGKTCLLIVFSKDQFPEVYVPTVFENYIADIEVDGKQVELALWDTAGQEDYDRLRPLSYPDTDVILMCFSIDSPDSLENIPEKWTPEVKHFCPNVPIILVGNKKDLRQDEHTRRELAKMKQEPVRSEEGRDMANRISAFGYLECSAKTKEGVREVFEMATRAGLQVRKNKRRRGCPIL is encoded by the exons ATGGCTGCAATCCGAAAGAAGCTGGTGATTGTGGGGGATGGTGCCTGCGGAAAGACCTGCCTCCTCATTGTCTTCAGCAAGGATCAGTTTCCAGAGGTCTACGTCCCCACTGTCTTTGAGAACTACATCGCAGATATTGAGGTGGATGGCAAACAG GTGGAGCTGGCTCTCTGGGACACAGCAGGGCAGGAAGACTATGATCGCCTTCGGCCTCTCTCCTATCCAGACACGGATGTCATCCTCATGTGCTTCTCGATTGACAGCCCCGACAGCCTGG AAAACATTCCTGAGAAGTGGACCCCGGAGGTGAAGCACTTCTGCCCCAACGTACCCATCATCCTAGTGGGGAATAAGAAGGACCTGAGGCAAGATGAGCATACCAGGAGAGAGCTGGCCAAGATGAAGCAG GAACCCGTTCGATCTGAGGAAGGCCGGGACATGGCAAATCGCATCAGTGCCTTTGGCTACCTTGAGTGCTCCGCCAAGACCAAGGAGGGAGTGCGTGAGGTTTTTGAGATGGCCACTCGGGCTGGCCTCCAGGTCCGCAAGAATAAGCGCCGGAGGGGCTGTCCCATTCTCTGA